A DNA window from Chryseobacterium sp. MEBOG06 contains the following coding sequences:
- a CDS encoding SRPBCC family protein, which produces MKTFLKIIGIILLLLIVYAVIAVLTFSKDYHYEKSVVINAPKEKVWTYVGSLKGYNMWDPFSKEVRDISITYSGDGDKVGDSYHWKGDESEGEQSITAIVPNEKMMTKLHFIQPFDGSAKATFIITPEGTGTKVTWSIDNELSPMMKIMKPLMDNNMGKMFNQGLADLKKLSEK; this is translated from the coding sequence ATGAAAACATTCTTAAAAATCATTGGTATTATCCTTCTTCTGCTTATTGTGTATGCAGTAATTGCTGTCCTGACTTTCAGTAAAGATTATCACTATGAAAAATCTGTTGTCATTAATGCTCCCAAAGAAAAAGTATGGACGTATGTAGGTTCATTAAAAGGGTATAATATGTGGGATCCCTTTTCCAAGGAAGTGAGAGATATTTCAATTACGTATTCCGGAGACGGAGATAAAGTAGGGGATTCATATCACTGGAAAGGAGATGAAAGTGAAGGTGAACAGTCTATTACTGCAATTGTACCCAACGAAAAAATGATGACAAAGCTTCATTTTATTCAACCTTTTGATGGAAGTGCTAAAGCAACTTTCATTATTACACCGGAAGGAACCGGAACAAAAGTGACATGGTCCATTGACAATGAGTTGAGCCCTATGATGAAAATTATGAAACCTCTGATGGATAATAATATGGGTAAAATGTTTAATCAGGGACTTGCAGATCTTAAGAAGCTATCTGAAAAATAA
- a CDS encoding M3 family metallopeptidase translates to MNILTEKFNTPYHSAPFSDIKNEDYLPAFKELIQKSEAEVDAIVNNTEAPTFENVIEALAYSGKQLDVVSNIFFNLNSAETSDELQQIAQEVSPILTEYSSKISQNEALFNKIKKVYDEKEQYNLNSEQEMLLNETYKGFVRSGALLNEEEKEKLKKISMDLSLKSLQFGQNVLSSTNAYFKHILNKEELAGIPEAIIEQYAEEAKERNLEGWVVTLQYPSYIPFMTYAENRELRKELALANGKKSFDGGEYDNQNLIRELLNLKQQKAVLLGYKNYADYVLEERMAKSPVKVFDFLNELLTKAKPYADKEIEELKSIAKADGIEDMQSYDHTFYAEKLRKQKFDLNDEELKPYFPLHQVQDAVFGLAGKLFGLTFEERNDIPKYHEDVKVYEVKENGTYKSLLYVDYFPRKGKRAGAWMTSYKSQYQQNGENSRPHISIVCNFSKPTKDTPSLLTFQEVTTLFHEFGHALHGMMADTQYPTLSGTSVKWDFVELPSQFLENFCYEPEFLKTFAKNYKTGEVLPDEKIEKIEQSKNFMEGYQTMRQLGFGLMDMNYHTKVDELDHESVKDFEDKYTKATSLYPVNPETAMSPSFSHIFQGGYSAGYYSYKWAEVLDADAFQYFKENGIFNPEIAAKYKILLSSGGTKDPMELYKNFRGSEPKVESLLKRAFG, encoded by the coding sequence ATGAATATTTTAACAGAAAAATTTAATACTCCCTATCACTCAGCCCCATTCAGTGACATTAAAAATGAAGATTATCTGCCGGCTTTTAAAGAATTGATTCAAAAATCCGAAGCAGAAGTTGATGCCATTGTCAACAATACTGAAGCTCCTACTTTTGAAAACGTAATTGAGGCATTGGCTTACTCAGGAAAGCAGCTGGATGTGGTATCCAATATATTTTTCAATTTAAATTCAGCAGAAACCAGTGACGAGCTTCAGCAGATTGCTCAGGAAGTTTCTCCAATCTTAACAGAATATTCTTCAAAAATATCTCAAAACGAAGCCCTTTTCAATAAAATCAAAAAAGTATATGATGAAAAGGAGCAATATAACCTCAATAGTGAGCAGGAAATGCTTTTGAATGAAACCTACAAAGGTTTTGTAAGAAGCGGTGCTTTGCTGAATGAAGAGGAGAAAGAAAAATTAAAGAAAATCAGTATGGATCTTTCTTTAAAATCTTTACAGTTCGGACAAAATGTATTGTCTTCCACCAATGCTTATTTCAAACATATCTTGAATAAAGAAGAACTTGCAGGAATTCCGGAAGCTATTATTGAACAATACGCAGAAGAAGCAAAAGAAAGAAACCTCGAAGGCTGGGTAGTTACACTCCAATATCCAAGCTATATTCCTTTCATGACCTATGCGGAAAACCGTGAACTGAGAAAAGAACTGGCTTTGGCGAATGGCAAAAAATCTTTTGACGGAGGAGAATATGATAACCAAAACCTGATCAGGGAACTTCTTAATTTAAAACAGCAGAAAGCGGTTCTTTTAGGTTATAAAAACTACGCAGATTATGTACTTGAAGAAAGAATGGCAAAATCTCCGGTAAAAGTTTTTGATTTTTTAAATGAGCTGTTAACTAAAGCAAAACCCTACGCAGATAAGGAAATCGAAGAGCTAAAATCCATTGCAAAAGCAGACGGAATTGAAGATATGCAGAGCTATGATCATACTTTTTATGCTGAGAAGCTCCGTAAGCAGAAATTTGATCTTAATGATGAGGAGCTCAAACCTTATTTTCCATTACATCAGGTTCAGGATGCTGTTTTTGGCCTGGCAGGGAAACTTTTCGGATTAACTTTTGAAGAAAGAAATGACATTCCGAAATACCATGAGGATGTAAAGGTATACGAAGTAAAAGAAAACGGAACTTACAAATCTCTTTTATATGTGGACTATTTCCCAAGAAAAGGGAAAAGAGCGGGAGCGTGGATGACCAGCTACAAAAGCCAGTACCAACAAAATGGTGAAAACTCTCGTCCTCATATTTCTATCGTTTGTAATTTCAGCAAACCGACCAAAGATACGCCTAGCTTACTGACATTTCAGGAGGTAACTACTTTGTTCCATGAATTCGGACATGCACTCCACGGAATGATGGCTGATACCCAATACCCTACTCTTTCGGGAACTTCTGTAAAATGGGATTTCGTAGAACTTCCATCACAGTTCCTAGAAAATTTCTGCTATGAGCCTGAATTCTTAAAAACATTTGCTAAAAATTATAAAACAGGAGAAGTACTTCCTGATGAAAAAATAGAAAAAATAGAGCAGTCTAAAAACTTCATGGAAGGTTATCAGACCATGAGACAGCTAGGTTTCGGACTTATGGATATGAATTACCACACAAAAGTAGATGAGCTGGATCATGAAAGTGTAAAAGACTTTGAGGATAAATATACCAAAGCTACAAGCCTTTATCCTGTAAACCCGGAAACAGCAATGAGTCCGAGCTTTTCACATATATTTCAGGGTGGATATTCTGCAGGTTATTATTCTTATAAATGGGCAGAAGTATTGGATGCTGATGCATTCCAGTATTTTAAAGAAAACGGAATCTTCAATCCGGAGATTGCTGCGAAGTATAAGATACTTCTTTCTTCAGGAGGAACAAAAGACCCTATGGAATTATATAAAAACTTCAGAGGTAGTGAGCCGAAAGTGGAAAGTCTGTTGAAGAGGGCATTTGGATAG
- a CDS encoding tetratricopeptide repeat protein — MNNIVQRLENVKKLQAKRWQNEDHWDTLNDLLIKELDEILFIEPKNTSALINIGAIYSDMGENEKALHYLKMALNLGSEDKNLFVNLAIVMIYMEKHQAEYLEYLEEAEEKVENSLTFKAYFDPQSH; from the coding sequence ATGAATAACATAGTACAAAGACTTGAAAACGTAAAAAAACTTCAGGCAAAAAGATGGCAGAATGAAGATCACTGGGATACTTTAAACGATCTTTTGATTAAAGAATTGGATGAAATTTTATTTATTGAACCTAAAAATACCTCTGCTTTAATTAACATTGGGGCTATTTATTCTGATATGGGAGAAAATGAAAAAGCTTTGCACTATTTAAAAATGGCTTTAAACCTAGGTTCAGAAGATAAAAACCTTTTTGTAAATCTGGCTATTGTTATGATTTATATGGAAAAGCATCAGGCAGAATATTTAGAATATCTCGAAGAAGCTGAAGAGAAAGTTGAGAATTCGCTTACCTTTAAAGCGTATTTTGATCCACAATCCCATTAA
- a CDS encoding YqaE/Pmp3 family membrane protein: MLIAILLPFLSFMIRGKILTGILCFILQITLIGWLPAAIWAVMSLNNERANKRNEKLIRAVRDRQK; encoded by the coding sequence ATGTTAATAGCCATTTTACTTCCCTTTTTATCTTTTATGATTCGTGGAAAAATCCTTACCGGAATTCTGTGTTTTATTTTGCAGATTACGCTTATAGGCTGGCTTCCTGCTGCTATCTGGGCAGTAATGTCGCTGAATAATGAAAGAGCCAATAAACGGAATGAGAAATTAATTCGGGCAGTGCGTGACCGTCAGAAATAA
- a CDS encoding class I SAM-dependent methyltransferase gives MKENKYDNPSFFDQYEKMLRSQLGLEGAGEWHTLKKMLPDFNGKNILDLGCGFGWHCRYAIENGAKSVIGIDLSEKMLAKAKEINDLESIRYERKALEDVDYPAETFDIVLSSLTLHYVESFESIAQNIFQWLTSGGHFIFSVEHPVFTAEGGQDWAYDKDGNKTSWPVDRYFIEGKRNTTFLGENVIKYHRTLTSYINTLLKIGFKIKEITEPEPGQEMLKEIPEMKDELRRPMMLLISVEK, from the coding sequence ATGAAAGAAAATAAATATGATAACCCTTCTTTTTTTGACCAGTACGAAAAAATGCTGAGGTCACAGTTAGGCCTGGAAGGTGCCGGAGAGTGGCATACCCTGAAAAAGATGTTACCTGATTTTAATGGAAAAAATATTCTTGATCTTGGTTGTGGCTTTGGATGGCATTGCCGCTATGCTATTGAAAATGGGGCGAAATCCGTCATTGGAATTGATCTTTCAGAAAAAATGCTGGCAAAAGCAAAGGAAATTAATGATCTGGAAAGCATTCGATATGAAAGAAAAGCATTGGAAGATGTTGATTATCCTGCTGAAACATTTGATATTGTGCTAAGCTCACTTACATTACATTATGTAGAATCCTTTGAAAGCATTGCTCAGAATATTTTTCAATGGCTAACCTCCGGAGGTCATTTTATATTCTCAGTGGAACATCCTGTTTTCACAGCAGAAGGAGGTCAGGACTGGGCTTATGACAAAGATGGTAACAAAACATCCTGGCCGGTTGACCGTTATTTCATAGAAGGAAAAAGAAATACGACTTTTTTAGGTGAAAATGTCATCAAATATCACAGAACTTTAACTTCTTATATAAATACTTTATTAAAGATCGGTTTCAAAATAAAAGAAATCACAGAACCGGAGCCCGGGCAGGAAATGCTGAAAGAAATTCCGGAAATGAAAGATGAGCTTCGGCGTCCTATGATGCTATTGATTTCTGTAGAGAAATAA
- a CDS encoding MFS transporter, producing the protein MKPNYLKLIIILFGQLLTIMDIFIINVSIPSIQRDLNASNGEMQFIIAAYLIGFASFLITGGRLGDLYGRKKMFITGLLFFMLSSIACGISSGAVQLMISRFIQGISAAVMAPQVLSMIQILFSEHKDRTKAMGWYGITIGIGTILGQFLGGYFSSLTEMDEPWRLIFLINIPVCIMAAFFSTSQLEESKINEKPSFDIGGVLILSAGLFCITYALTASEQEGLNVQNVLLIIISGCILFYFMKSQKNRLKSSKSYLIDFELFQYKNFNLGIVAVSLFFIMLDSYFYILSIFFQDGLKINPLQAGVIIVFQGLGFITASVFSVKLVLRYGKNALISGLILIIMVLILQLYFFRMQTDFYLFCVLLFLHGVGVGSVIPSLANIALSGMSEKLIGNASGVYNTLQQVAAIIGIVAVGSIFYYFLGDKPLAERYYFAFSIAVGINVLCLILVINTVFKVPDYILPKINSKK; encoded by the coding sequence ATGAAACCTAATTATCTGAAATTAATTATTATACTGTTTGGACAGTTGCTTACTATTATGGATATTTTCATCATTAATGTATCCATTCCTTCCATACAGCGGGATCTCAATGCTTCCAATGGAGAAATGCAGTTTATAATAGCGGCTTATCTTATCGGTTTTGCTTCTTTTCTGATTACAGGAGGCAGGCTGGGAGACTTATACGGGCGGAAAAAGATGTTTATTACAGGATTATTATTTTTTATGCTAAGCTCTATAGCCTGTGGAATTTCATCCGGAGCTGTTCAGCTTATGATTTCAAGATTTATACAGGGAATCAGCGCGGCGGTGATGGCTCCCCAGGTACTTTCTATGATACAGATATTATTTTCAGAGCATAAAGATCGTACTAAGGCAATGGGATGGTATGGGATCACCATTGGGATAGGAACTATTCTTGGACAGTTTCTAGGAGGTTATTTTTCTTCTCTTACAGAGATGGACGAGCCGTGGAGACTGATTTTTCTGATCAATATTCCGGTCTGCATTATGGCTGCTTTTTTCAGTACAAGCCAACTGGAAGAATCCAAAATAAATGAAAAGCCATCTTTTGATATTGGAGGAGTACTGATCCTTTCTGCAGGATTATTCTGTATTACATATGCTCTTACCGCTTCTGAGCAGGAAGGACTGAATGTTCAGAATGTATTGCTGATCATTATTTCTGGCTGCATATTATTCTATTTTATGAAGAGCCAGAAAAACAGGCTGAAAAGTTCAAAATCTTATTTGATTGATTTTGAACTTTTCCAATATAAGAATTTCAATTTGGGGATTGTGGCTGTTTCTTTATTTTTCATTATGCTGGATTCCTATTTTTATATTCTGTCGATATTTTTTCAGGATGGCTTGAAGATAAATCCGTTACAGGCAGGAGTTATCATTGTTTTTCAGGGTCTGGGTTTTATAACAGCCTCGGTTTTCTCTGTGAAACTGGTTTTAAGATATGGAAAAAATGCTTTAATATCAGGGCTTATTCTGATCATTATGGTGCTTATCCTTCAACTGTATTTTTTCAGAATGCAGACTGATTTTTACCTGTTCTGTGTTCTTTTATTTTTACATGGAGTAGGAGTGGGCTCTGTCATTCCTTCCTTAGCTAATATTGCGTTATCCGGAATGTCCGAAAAGCTCATAGGAAATGCCTCCGGGGTCTACAATACCCTCCAGCAGGTTGCCGCCATTATTGGGATTGTTGCTGTAGGAAGTATTTTTTATTATTTTCTTGGAGACAAACCTTTAGCAGAACGGTATTATTTTGCTTTTTCAATAGCTGTGGGGATTAATGTTCTGTGTCTGATTTTAGTAATTAATACTGTTTTTAAAGTACCGGACTATATTTTACCAAAGATCAATTCAAAAAAATAA
- a CDS encoding TetR/AcrR family transcriptional regulator, whose product MKKEKVQDRILRVASDLFYRQGYNSTGINQIIAEADIAIGSLYNHFSSKNDLLQAYLIREELNWFEGFENRVAKISDPKDKLSALIDYRKKLQHSAHFAGCQFIKIISEIGDGNPVISDFVKKHKEKQKDLIRTLVKQSNIKEESMDSDLIADTIFLLIEGAVVTSTINKENDSFDQIKKMIKGLIP is encoded by the coding sequence ATGAAAAAAGAGAAAGTGCAGGACAGGATTCTCAGAGTGGCGTCTGACTTATTCTACAGACAGGGCTATAATTCTACGGGGATTAATCAGATTATTGCAGAAGCTGATATTGCAATTGGTTCATTGTACAATCACTTTTCTTCAAAGAATGATCTTCTTCAGGCTTATCTTATCAGAGAAGAATTGAACTGGTTTGAAGGCTTTGAAAATAGAGTTGCCAAAATTTCAGATCCAAAAGATAAATTATCAGCCCTTATTGACTACAGAAAAAAATTACAGCATTCTGCTCATTTTGCAGGATGTCAATTTATCAAGATTATTTCCGAAATAGGAGATGGAAATCCGGTGATCTCTGACTTTGTTAAGAAACATAAGGAGAAACAAAAGGATCTGATCAGAACCTTAGTGAAACAGTCGAATATAAAAGAAGAATCTATGGATTCTGATCTTATAGCAGATACTATTTTCCTGCTTATAGAAGGGGCAGTAGTAACCTCTACCATTAACAAAGAAAATGATTCTTTTGATCAAATTAAGAAAATGATTAAGGGATTAATTCCTTAA